In the Duncaniella freteri genome, one interval contains:
- a CDS encoding replication protein: MLQAERVSRERFSLEISEKDCANGLYSAMKAEVQYRGGTFNLDADTRSHIFTAAKWLINPNSTPGLLLCGLCGNGKTTLARAIAWLIGYLSERELGYSNRKRMPLYTAKNICRLCAASEKFKEQYDEYGRLFTEPMMIIDDLGEEPKEVMVYGMPHTPIIDIISERYAAQRMTIITTNLDVDQLKGKYGERITDRFREMLTSIIFENDSYRTSPSDS, encoded by the coding sequence ATGCTACAAGCCGAAAGGGTTTCAAGGGAACGTTTTAGCCTTGAAATTTCCGAAAAGGATTGTGCCAACGGGCTGTATTCCGCCATGAAAGCAGAGGTTCAGTATCGTGGCGGTACATTCAATTTAGATGCTGACACTCGCTCCCATATCTTCACGGCTGCCAAATGGCTCATCAATCCGAATAGCACACCAGGTCTGTTGTTGTGCGGGTTGTGTGGCAACGGCAAGACTACCCTTGCAAGGGCTATCGCATGGCTAATAGGATACCTCTCGGAGCGTGAGTTGGGGTATTCCAACCGCAAGAGGATGCCGCTCTATACTGCAAAGAACATTTGCCGGCTATGTGCCGCAAGTGAGAAATTCAAAGAGCAGTATGATGAGTATGGGAGATTGTTCACCGAGCCTATGATGATAATTGATGACCTCGGAGAAGAGCCAAAAGAGGTCATGGTCTATGGTATGCCGCACACTCCAATCATTGACATCATCAGTGAGCGTTATGCCGCCCAACGGATGACCATAATCACGACCAACCTTGATGTTGACCAACTCAAAGGGAAATATGGAGAGCGTATCACTGACCGCTTCCGAGAAATGCTAACCTCAATCATTTTTGAAAATGACTCATACCGAACCAGTCCGAGTGATAGTTAG